In one Nicotiana tomentosiformis chromosome 6, ASM39032v3, whole genome shotgun sequence genomic region, the following are encoded:
- the LOC138894059 gene encoding uncharacterized protein, whose protein sequence is MPVVDSIVMDRMYRSGVVTIGGLEIRVDLLLRSMVDFDVILGIDWLSSWHAILDCHSKAVTLAMLGLPRIEWRGSLDYVPSRVISYLKAQRMFGKGCLSNLAFVRDVSAHTPTIDSVSVVQDFPDVFPADLLGIPPDMDIDFGIDLVSGTQPISILLYCMAPAKLTELKE, encoded by the coding sequence atgccggtggtCGATTCTATTGTTAtggaccgtatgtatcggtcgggtgtggtgactattgggggattggagataagagttgatctcttattgcgtagtatggttgattttgacgtgattctagGCATAGATTGGTTGTCCTCATggcatgctattctggattgtcactctaaggccgtgacattggcgatgctggggttacctaggatcgagtggagaggttctctggactatgttcccagtagggtgatttcatatctgaaaGCCCAACGGATgtttgggaaggggtgtttgtcaaatttggcttttgtgagggatgttagtgctcatactcctaccattgattctgtttcggtagtgcaagactttccggatgtgtttcctgcagacctgctagGCATACCACCTGAcatggacattgattttggtattgacttggtgtcgggcactcagcccatttctattcttctGTATTGTATGGCACCAGCTAAGTTGACGGAATTGAAAGAGTAG